In one window of Acanthochromis polyacanthus isolate Apoly-LR-REF ecotype Palm Island chromosome 8, KAUST_Apoly_ChrSc, whole genome shotgun sequence DNA:
- the nox5 gene encoding NADPH oxidase 5, protein MSLDEDARWLEWVTKQFETIAGDDKEIDIDEFKTALKVKESFFAERFFALFDSDGSSSISLDELLEALDLLIHGSETDKLRFLFQVYDVDGSGSIDPDELRTVLKSCLRESAISLPEEKLDDLTLALFESADKDNSGSITFEELKAELENFPEVMENLTISAANWLKPPEVDQKKRQTPRYLTRVYWQNNSRKLLFLCVYALLSLLLFVGAMLQNSHGGAWFMVAKGCGQCLNFNCTFVMLLMLRRCLTWLRATWVVRVLPLDQNILLHQIVGYAILCYTLVHTTAHIFNFVHLSENSTFSLWEYLLTTRPGIGWVKGTASLTGVVLQVVICLMVLCSSTFVRRSGHFEVFYWSHLSYIWVWSLLMVHCANFWKWFLVPGLAFILEKIVGIAVSRMGGLYIVEVNLLPSKVTHLVIKRPQFFQFKPGDYVYINIPVIAKYEWHPFTISSAPEQSDALWLHIRSMGQWTNRLYEYFRQPETETVNPKRLATSLRNRQQLLKAQEGLFSSADCNADVASNEDDAIELTMYRQNGSSVPPTSTSKPAEPLPDEPGPAERGEAPPIKEMSAKLGENHRFCNIKCYVDGPYGTPTRQIFASEHAVLIGAGIGITPFASILQSIMYRYRRRKQNCPNCNYSWCENIKDSEMKLRKVDFIWINRDQKSFEWFVSLLTKLEMDQADEEPEGRFLEMHMYMTSALSKNDMKAIGLQMALDLLAKKEKRDSITGLRTRTQPGRPEWGKVFQKVSEENKGKVHVFYCGSPALAKVIKAQCEHFGFHFYKENF, encoded by the exons ATGAGTCTGGACGAGGATGCCCGATGGCTGGAGTGGGTCACCAAACAGTTCGAGACAATCGCCGGAGATGACAAAGAGATCGACATCGATGAGTTTAAGACGGCTCTCAAGGTCAAAGAG TCTTTCTTCGCCGAGCGTTTCTTCGCTCTGTTCGACTCAGACGGCAGCAGCTCCATCAGTCTGGATGAGCTGCTCGAAGCTCTGGACCTCCTAATCCACGGCAGCGAAACCGACAAGCTGAGATTCCTGTTCCAGGTCTACGATGTGGACG GCAGCGGTTCCATCGATCCAGACGAACTCAGGACGGTTCTGAAGTCCTGCCTGCGAGAGAGCGCCATCTCCCTGCCGGAGGAGAAGCTGGACGACCTGACGCTGGCGCTGTTCGAGTCGGCCGACAAAGACAACAGCGGCTCCATCACCTTCGAGGAGCTCAAGGCTGAGCTGGAGAACTTCCCAGAGGTGATGGAGAACCTCACCATAAG tgctgctaACTGGCTGAAGCCTCCAGAAGTGGACCAGAAGAAGCGTCAGACCCCTCGGTACCTGACCCGGGTCTACTGGCAGAACAACAGCCGGAAGCTGCTGTTCCTGTGCGTCTACGCCCTCCTcagcctgctgctgtttgtgggtGCCATGCTGCAGAACAGCCACGGCGGGGCCTGGTTCATGGTGGCCAAAGGCTGCGGACAGTGTCTCAACTTCAACTGCACCTTCGTCATG TTGCTGATGCTGCGACGCTGTTTAACGTGGCTGAGGGCGACGTGGGTGGTGAGAGTCCTGCCTCTGGACCAGAACATCCTGCTGCATCAGATTGTCGGCTACGCCATCCTCTGCTACACTCTGGTTCACACCACCGCCCACATCTTCAACTTCG TACACCTGTCAGAGAACAGTACCTTCAGCCTGTGGGAGTACCTGCTGACCACCCGTCCAGGTATCGGCTGGGTGAAGGGGACGGCCTCTCTGACCGGAGTCGTGCTGCAGGTGGTGATCTGCCTCATGGTTCTCTGCTCCAGCACCTTCGTACGACGCAGCGGACACTTCGAG GTGTTTTACTGGTCCCACTTGTCCTACATCTGGGTCTGGTCTCTGCTCATGGTCCACTGTGCAAACTTCTGGAAGTGGTTCCTGGTTCCTGGTCTGGCCTTCATCCTGGAGAAGATCGTGGGAATCGCAGTGTCTCGTATGGGAGGTCTTTACATCGTGGAGGTCAACCTGCTGCCGTCCAAG GTGACTCATCTGGTGATCAAGCGTCCTCAGTTCTTCCAATTCAAGCCTGGAGATTACGTCTACATCAACATCCCAGTTATCGCCAAGTACGAGTGGCATCCGTTCACCATCAGCAGTGCTCCGGAGCAGTCAG AtgctttgtggcttcacatccGTTCGATGGGTCAGTGGACCAACCGTCTGTACGAATACTTCAGACAGCCGGAGACTGAGACGGTGAATCCCAAGCGACTGGCGACGAGCTTGAGGAACCGCCAGCAGCTGCTGAAGGCTCAG GAAGGTCTGTTCAGCTCTGCAGACTGTAACGCAGACGTAGCGTCCAACGAGGACGACGCCATCGAGCTGACGATGTACCGACAGAATGGCTCCAGTGTTCCTCCGACATCGACGTCCAAACCTGCAGAACCTCTTCCAGACGAACCAGGaccagcagagagaggagaagcTCCTCCAATCAAAGAG ATGTCTGCCAAGCTTGGTGAGAACCACAGATTCTGCAACATCAAG tgcTACGTTGACGGACCTTATGGGACTCCTACACGACAGATCTTTGCCTCTGAACACGCCGTCCTGATCGGAGCTGGCATCGGGATCACGCCTTTTGCTTCCATCCTGCAAAGCATCATGTACAG GTACCGCAGGAGGAAGCAGAACTGCCCCAACTGTAACTACTCCTGGTGTGAAAACATCAAAGACAGCGAAATGAAGCTGCGCAAA GTCGACTTTATATGGATCAACAGAGACCAGAAGTCGTTCGAGTGGTTCGTTAGTTTACTGACCAAACTGGAGATGGATCAGGCCGACGAGGAGCCCGAAG GTCGCTTCCTGGAGATGCACATGTACATGACGTCAGCTCTCAGTAAGAACGACATGAAGGCCATCGGCCTGCAGATGGCGCTGGACCTTCTGGccaagaaggagaagagagactCCATCACTGGACTCAGAACCAGAACCCAACCAGGACGACCTGAGTGGGGGAAG gtgttccagaAGGTGTCTGAGGAGAACAAAGGGAAAGTCCACGTGTTCTACTGCGGTTCTCCAGCTCTGGCCAAAGTCATCAAGGCTCAGTGTGAACACTTCGGCTTCCACTTCTACAAGGAGAACTTCTGA
- the dnaaf4 gene encoding dynein assembly factor 4, axonemal isoform X1, translated as MPLLVSDYSWTQNDSTVHINVPLKGAKAVKVDIVCTDEYLKVSFPPYLFEAFLFEPVDEDRSSAKVGNGVALISLPKRTSKQWDQLMITNDKDKKKEIRERALLRYQEKLCSESRQKAEKRQAEKNYALETMMKLEKEERENIQKIKDAEQEKTTSELAAWQLRQKQEAEEDAKLNQRGNQNQQRAGKQRQENTLSVKQDQRTNSEAKSSKKQTEPPPPRVSGNIQITFTPRVFPTALRESRVAEEEEWLNKQAEARRAVNSELLEELKDLKEEQKNPDWLKDKGDKCFASGDYLGAVNAYGLAIRLNRKIPALYSNRAACHLKLRNFHKAIEDASQALDLLTPPVPANAAARARASVRRGSAFCQLQLYAEGLQDFQAALKIDPHNEALQADTQRIREIVQGSAAETQIDKTRHNETQ; from the exons ATGCCGCTACTCGTGTCGGACTATTCCTGGACCCAGAACGACTCCACCGTTCACATTAACGTGCCGCTAAAGGGGGCTAAAGCCGTGAAAGTGGACATAGTTTGTACGGACGAATACCTGAAG GTGAGTTTTCCTCCGTACCTGTTTGAAGCCTTCCTGTTTGAACCTGTTGATGAAGACAGAAGCTCAGCGAAGGTTGGAAATGGAGTCGCACTCATCAGCTTACCAAAGAGGACCAGCAAACAGTGGGATCAACTGATGATAACAA ATGATAAAGACAAGAAGAAGGAGATCAGAGAGAGGGCTCTGCTGAGGTACCAGGAGAAGCTTTGCTCAGAGTCcagacaaaaagcagagaaacggCAAGCAGAGAAAAATTACGCTCTGGAGACGATGATGAAG CTGGAAAAGGAGGAAAGagagaacatccagaagataaAGGACGCCGAGCAAGAGAAAACCACGTCAGAGCTGGCAGCATGGCAGCTCAGGCAGAAACAGGAAGCTGAGGAAGACGCTAAACTGAATCAGAGAGGAAATCAAAACCAGCAGCGAGCCGGTAAACAGAGGCAGGAAAACACACTGTCAGTTAAACAGG ATCAAAGAACCAACAGTGAAGCAAAGAGCAGCAAGAAACAAACCGAGCCGCCTCCTCCCAGAGTGAGCGGAAACATTCAGATCACTTTCACGCCAAGAGTTTTCCCAACAGCCCTCAGAGAGTCCAGAgtagcagaggaggaggag TGGCTGAATAAACAAGCTGAAGCCAGACGAGCTGTAAACTCAGAGCTGCTAGAGGAGCTGAAGGACCTGAAGGAGGAGCAGAAGAACCCCGACTGGTTGAAGGACAAAGGAGA TAAGTGTTTTGCGAGCGGTGACTACCTGGGAGCTGTGAACGCCTACGGTCTGGCCATCAGACTCAACAGGAAGATCCCAGCTCTGTATTCTAACAGAGCAGCATGTCACCTGAAGTTACGGAACTTTCACAAGGCCATTGAAGACGCCTCTCAG GCTCTCGATCTTTTGACTCCACCAGTCCCAGCAAATGCAGCTGCCAGAGCCAGAGCCAGCGTCCGCCGAGGGTCTGCTTTCTGCCAGCTGCAACTCTACGCAGAAG ggcTGCAGGACTTTCAGGCTGCTCTGAAGATCGACCCTCACAATGAAGCTCTGCAGGCCGACACTCAGAGAATCAGAGAAATTGTACAAGGATCTGCAGCAGAGACTCAAATAGACAAAACTagacacaatgagacacaataa
- the dnaaf4 gene encoding dynein assembly factor 4, axonemal isoform X2: protein MPLLVSDYSWTQNDSTVHINVPLKGAKAVKVDIVCTDEYLKVSFPPYLFEAFLFEPVDEDRSSAKVGNGVALISLPKRTSKQWDQLMITNDKDKKKEIRERALLRYQEKLCSESRQKAEKRQAEKNYALETMMKLEKEERENIQKIKDAEQEKTTSELAAWQLRQKQEAEEDAKLNQRGNQNQQRADQRTNSEAKSSKKQTEPPPPRVSGNIQITFTPRVFPTALRESRVAEEEEWLNKQAEARRAVNSELLEELKDLKEEQKNPDWLKDKGDKCFASGDYLGAVNAYGLAIRLNRKIPALYSNRAACHLKLRNFHKAIEDASQALDLLTPPVPANAAARARASVRRGSAFCQLQLYAEGLQDFQAALKIDPHNEALQADTQRIREIVQGSAAETQIDKTRHNETQ from the exons ATGCCGCTACTCGTGTCGGACTATTCCTGGACCCAGAACGACTCCACCGTTCACATTAACGTGCCGCTAAAGGGGGCTAAAGCCGTGAAAGTGGACATAGTTTGTACGGACGAATACCTGAAG GTGAGTTTTCCTCCGTACCTGTTTGAAGCCTTCCTGTTTGAACCTGTTGATGAAGACAGAAGCTCAGCGAAGGTTGGAAATGGAGTCGCACTCATCAGCTTACCAAAGAGGACCAGCAAACAGTGGGATCAACTGATGATAACAA ATGATAAAGACAAGAAGAAGGAGATCAGAGAGAGGGCTCTGCTGAGGTACCAGGAGAAGCTTTGCTCAGAGTCcagacaaaaagcagagaaacggCAAGCAGAGAAAAATTACGCTCTGGAGACGATGATGAAG CTGGAAAAGGAGGAAAGagagaacatccagaagataaAGGACGCCGAGCAAGAGAAAACCACGTCAGAGCTGGCAGCATGGCAGCTCAGGCAGAAACAGGAAGCTGAGGAAGACGCTAAACTGAATCAGAGAGGAAATCAAAACCAGCAGCGAGCCG ATCAAAGAACCAACAGTGAAGCAAAGAGCAGCAAGAAACAAACCGAGCCGCCTCCTCCCAGAGTGAGCGGAAACATTCAGATCACTTTCACGCCAAGAGTTTTCCCAACAGCCCTCAGAGAGTCCAGAgtagcagaggaggaggag TGGCTGAATAAACAAGCTGAAGCCAGACGAGCTGTAAACTCAGAGCTGCTAGAGGAGCTGAAGGACCTGAAGGAGGAGCAGAAGAACCCCGACTGGTTGAAGGACAAAGGAGA TAAGTGTTTTGCGAGCGGTGACTACCTGGGAGCTGTGAACGCCTACGGTCTGGCCATCAGACTCAACAGGAAGATCCCAGCTCTGTATTCTAACAGAGCAGCATGTCACCTGAAGTTACGGAACTTTCACAAGGCCATTGAAGACGCCTCTCAG GCTCTCGATCTTTTGACTCCACCAGTCCCAGCAAATGCAGCTGCCAGAGCCAGAGCCAGCGTCCGCCGAGGGTCTGCTTTCTGCCAGCTGCAACTCTACGCAGAAG ggcTGCAGGACTTTCAGGCTGCTCTGAAGATCGACCCTCACAATGAAGCTCTGCAGGCCGACACTCAGAGAATCAGAGAAATTGTACAAGGATCTGCAGCAGAGACTCAAATAGACAAAACTagacacaatgagacacaataa